In Saccharicrinis fermentans DSM 9555 = JCM 21142, a genomic segment contains:
- a CDS encoding sulfatase, translating into MKKVIFFLPVIVLILFSCQNKQQKESEQSNSQQKKPNILFILVDDYGYTDCGVMGSQYYETPNVDRIANEGTLFTDGYAACSVCSPSRASIMSGKFTARHGITDWIGAKTGEAWSKRGRATQLLPPEYKHSLALEYTTLPEALKEAGYKTFFAGKWHIGEKGSWPEDHGFDINIGGWDAGSPSGGYFAPYKNPNLKSGPDGENLSMRLARETANFIKNNKDTAFFAYLSFYAVHGPIQTSQGKWAKYRDKAEAMGIAPKAFKMGHFLPMRQTQDNPIYGGLVETMDDAVGVVLKALDDLGLDDNTIVCFTGDNGGVVAGDAYATSNLPLRGGKGYQYEGGIREPFFIKVPGMGNGKRCSTPVVGTDFYPTLLELAGADLKPEEHVDGVSLVPLLKGESIAERPLIWHYPHYGNQGGEPSSIIRIGDWKLIHYYEDGREELYNLKDDMGESNDLAQEHNARVKEMSTKLFEMLHEMGARFPEKDPTWTAERERKKLEQVKKKLLPRLEKQRMKFLSKDFNPGNEWWGSMVVED; encoded by the coding sequence ATGAAAAAAGTAATCTTTTTTTTGCCCGTCATTGTTCTTATTTTATTTTCCTGTCAAAATAAGCAACAAAAAGAATCTGAGCAAAGTAATTCACAACAGAAGAAACCCAATATTCTTTTTATATTGGTGGATGACTATGGTTATACAGACTGTGGTGTTATGGGTAGTCAGTATTATGAGACCCCTAATGTTGACCGTATTGCCAATGAAGGAACCCTTTTTACCGATGGATATGCCGCTTGTTCGGTATGTAGTCCTTCACGAGCAAGTATCATGAGTGGTAAATTTACTGCGCGCCATGGGATTACGGATTGGATTGGGGCTAAAACAGGAGAGGCATGGAGTAAAAGAGGAAGGGCAACGCAACTATTGCCCCCGGAATACAAACATAGTTTGGCATTGGAATATACCACCTTACCAGAAGCTTTGAAAGAAGCTGGTTATAAGACTTTCTTTGCTGGGAAATGGCATATTGGAGAAAAAGGTTCATGGCCTGAAGATCATGGTTTTGATATTAATATAGGTGGATGGGATGCAGGTAGTCCTTCTGGAGGATATTTTGCTCCTTATAAGAATCCAAATCTAAAAAGCGGTCCGGATGGAGAAAATCTTTCAATGCGTCTGGCCAGAGAAACAGCAAACTTTATAAAAAATAATAAGGATACTGCATTTTTTGCTTATCTGTCTTTTTATGCAGTGCATGGACCTATCCAGACGAGTCAAGGAAAGTGGGCTAAATATCGTGATAAAGCAGAGGCTATGGGTATTGCTCCTAAGGCCTTTAAAATGGGGCATTTTTTACCCATGCGACAAACACAAGATAACCCTATTTATGGTGGTTTAGTGGAAACAATGGATGATGCTGTTGGAGTCGTTCTTAAGGCGCTGGATGATTTAGGATTGGATGATAATACCATTGTTTGCTTTACAGGCGATAATGGAGGTGTTGTGGCTGGAGATGCTTATGCTACTTCTAATTTACCTTTACGTGGAGGTAAAGGTTATCAGTATGAAGGTGGTATCCGAGAGCCTTTTTTTATTAAAGTGCCGGGAATGGGTAATGGAAAACGATGCAGTACTCCGGTTGTAGGAACTGACTTTTATCCAACGCTCCTTGAATTAGCCGGTGCCGATTTAAAACCAGAGGAGCATGTTGATGGTGTGAGCTTGGTTCCTCTTTTAAAAGGAGAGTCGATTGCTGAACGTCCGCTTATTTGGCATTACCCTCACTATGGAAACCAAGGAGGTGAACCTTCATCCATCATTCGTATAGGAGACTGGAAACTTATTCACTACTATGAAGATGGCCGTGAAGAACTTTATAATCTTAAAGATGATATGGGCGAATCTAATGACCTGGCACAGGAACACAATGCTCGTGTAAAAGAGATGAGTACCAAGCTTTTTGAAATGCTTCACGAAATGGGAGCTCGTTTCCCAGAAAAAGATCCCACATGGACGGCAGAACGAGAAAGAAAAAAACTAGAACAAGTGAAGAAAAAGTTGTTGCCACGACTTGAAAAACAAAGAATGAAGTTTCTATCAAAAGATTTTAACCCTGGTAATGAGTGGTGGGGAAGTATGGTGGTGGAAGATTAA
- a CDS encoding arylsulfatase, giving the protein MSFLIFAGCKSKEVSKMSAKPNIIFIMTDDMGYADLGCYGQTKIKTPNLDKMAAEGIRFTNHYAGSTVCMPSRASLLTGYDQGHASVRGNPLWTESGQPVNLKPGELTVASELKRAGYKTAVIGKWGLSEGNSKLNMPAEHGFDYFLGYKTHGDAHHYYWDTLYRNNEPYVLEGNDFKTKKGKYTHDIFVNEALHYIEKEKDNPFYLYLALTIPHLELTVPQESKEPYMNLGWPKRKMNTKGHYKNDEEGNTTYAGMISRMDRDLGVLFEKLKEFGIDDHTIVFFTSDNGPEFEKKDRFFNSNGALRGGKRELYEGGIRVPLIVRYPSKIKPGAVSEHISAFWDFLPTACQLAGVEPSRKDINGISFVPELFGQSTEQKKHHYLYWEFNERQGPIQAIRKDDWKLVYRLEGEPELYNLATDLGETNNLAQKEPAQLNVMLNILKNARTEHSQFPLTTRELAIKRRANSKK; this is encoded by the coding sequence ATGTCATTTCTAATTTTTGCAGGTTGCAAATCGAAGGAGGTGTCTAAAATGAGTGCTAAACCCAACATTATTTTTATAATGACGGACGATATGGGTTATGCTGATTTAGGTTGTTATGGTCAAACAAAAATCAAAACACCCAATCTGGATAAGATGGCTGCTGAAGGTATTCGTTTTACGAATCACTATGCTGGCTCTACTGTTTGTATGCCATCTCGTGCTAGTTTATTGACTGGCTATGATCAAGGACATGCTTCTGTGCGTGGAAATCCGCTGTGGACCGAAAGTGGTCAACCCGTGAACTTAAAGCCAGGGGAATTGACAGTAGCCAGCGAACTGAAAAGGGCAGGGTATAAAACGGCCGTGATTGGTAAATGGGGGCTTTCGGAAGGTAATAGTAAATTAAATATGCCAGCTGAACATGGTTTTGATTATTTTTTAGGTTACAAAACTCATGGTGATGCGCATCATTATTATTGGGATACCTTGTATAGAAATAATGAACCTTATGTACTAGAGGGGAATGACTTCAAAACTAAAAAAGGGAAGTATACGCATGATATATTTGTAAATGAAGCCTTACATTATATCGAAAAAGAAAAAGATAATCCTTTTTATTTGTATTTGGCATTAACCATTCCTCATCTAGAATTAACAGTGCCCCAAGAATCAAAGGAGCCATACATGAATCTTGGTTGGCCCAAACGTAAGATGAATACAAAGGGACATTATAAAAATGATGAGGAAGGAAATACCACCTATGCTGGTATGATTTCTAGAATGGACAGGGATCTGGGAGTTCTTTTTGAAAAATTAAAAGAGTTTGGGATTGATGATCATACAATCGTGTTTTTTACCAGTGATAATGGTCCTGAATTTGAAAAGAAAGATCGTTTTTTTAACAGTAACGGTGCGTTGCGTGGGGGTAAACGAGAATTGTACGAAGGTGGAATTCGGGTACCTTTAATAGTTCGATATCCATCAAAAATTAAGCCGGGAGCAGTCAGTGAGCATATATCTGCTTTTTGGGATTTTTTGCCAACAGCTTGTCAGTTGGCTGGTGTTGAACCAAGTCGTAAGGATATTAATGGTATTTCTTTTGTGCCTGAGCTGTTTGGACAAAGCACTGAACAAAAAAAACATCATTATTTGTATTGGGAGTTTAATGAGCGTCAAGGGCCCATTCAAGCCATTAGAAAAGATGATTGGAAATTGGTTTATAGGTTGGAAGGTGAACCTGAATTATATAATCTTGCAACGGATTTGGGAGAAACAAATAATTTGGCGCAAAAAGAACCTGCGCAATTAAATGTAATGCTCAATATTCTGAAAAATGCAAGAACGGAACATTCTCAATTCCCTTTGACAACCAGGGAGTTGGCGATAAAGCGAAGAGCTAATTCAAAAAAATAG
- a CDS encoding hybrid sensor histidine kinase/response regulator transcription factor: MFILKIGEIFILPPPQQDLLLAQRNINRLIRFNKQFLYYSAADTEKIELNIKMEKLDLFTSNVCENFSLLMNKKKIQFSKDIQLNQNETWFDTDKLDIILYNLLSLALKDTAQKGSINIQAYSTIRDHEDYATFKITHTYLALSDLTHELTHDKIEHLSGNINIGLAITKQMIELHRGQLEFSTSKNERSISFKIPTSYKAYQDLNPVISNNTQENINYLKNKLEIEEEVLVNLKNLTKETDKKSTIIIIDPDHDLRRILKQQLSTFFSIKEFSNAQTGLKNIFKLSPDLIICDTFTSQPFTGMDLCKEIKKSLSHSLTPVIILSGQPSESERALCYKAGTDSYIAKPIDINTLLIRVQNLIKQKIATLESVPTPINRFTKTINKGKDIFLNEIKTTVEKNISDPHFGVNELAKGLNISKSMLYRKLTNSINLSPNLFIKKIRLLRAIQLLEETTLNISEIAEQCGFNDISYFGHTFKKEYGISPSSYRQNFHKYSNRNG; encoded by the coding sequence ATGTTTATATTGAAAATTGGAGAAATATTCATACTTCCCCCCCCCCAACAGGACTTACTATTGGCACAACGTAACATCAACAGACTCATCCGATTTAACAAACAATTTTTATATTATAGTGCCGCCGATACTGAAAAAATAGAATTGAACATTAAAATGGAAAAACTAGACCTCTTCACTTCCAATGTATGCGAAAACTTTAGTCTCTTGATGAACAAAAAAAAGATTCAATTCTCTAAAGATATTCAGCTAAATCAAAATGAAACCTGGTTCGATACTGACAAACTTGACATCATTTTATACAATTTGTTATCACTGGCATTAAAGGACACTGCTCAAAAAGGATCTATAAATATACAGGCCTATTCTACCATCAGAGACCATGAGGACTATGCTACATTCAAAATAACACACACATATCTGGCATTAAGTGATTTAACCCACGAGTTGACCCATGATAAAATAGAGCATCTATCGGGAAATATTAACATTGGTTTGGCCATTACCAAACAGATGATTGAATTACACAGAGGACAATTAGAATTTTCCACAAGCAAAAACGAAAGAAGCATCTCCTTTAAAATACCAACCTCCTATAAGGCTTACCAGGACTTAAATCCGGTTATCAGCAACAATACCCAAGAAAATATCAATTATCTAAAAAATAAACTTGAAATTGAAGAAGAAGTATTAGTAAACCTGAAAAACCTAACAAAAGAAACAGATAAAAAAAGCACTATTATCATCATTGATCCAGATCATGATTTGCGCCGAATATTAAAACAGCAACTATCCACATTTTTTAGCATCAAAGAATTTAGCAATGCACAAACAGGCTTAAAAAACATTTTTAAACTATCTCCTGATCTGATTATTTGCGACACCTTTACATCACAACCTTTTACCGGAATGGATCTTTGTAAGGAAATAAAAAAATCACTCAGTCACTCTTTAACCCCAGTGATTATATTGTCTGGCCAGCCTTCTGAAAGTGAAAGAGCCCTATGTTACAAAGCAGGAACAGATAGCTACATTGCCAAACCAATTGATATTAATACACTGCTCATTAGAGTACAAAACCTCATAAAGCAGAAAATAGCTACGCTTGAGTCCGTTCCTACACCGATCAATCGTTTTACTAAAACGATTAACAAAGGGAAAGATATTTTTTTAAATGAGATAAAAACGACTGTAGAAAAAAATATCTCTGATCCACACTTTGGAGTAAATGAACTGGCAAAGGGGCTCAATATTAGCAAATCAATGCTATACCGAAAACTAACCAACAGCATTAATCTCTCACCCAATCTCTTTATAAAAAAAATAAGACTTTTGAGAGCCATTCAGCTACTTGAAGAAACGACACTAAATATTTCAGAAATTGCAGAACAATGTGGTTTTAATGACATCAGCTATTTTGGTCACACTTTTAAAAAAGAATATGGTATTTCTCCTTCATCATACAGACAAAACTTCCATAAATATAGTAACAGAAATGGGTAA
- a CDS encoding ligand-binding sensor domain-containing protein has translation MASINNSSYSHQIVIMFLIAWNISIPVWSNNELPSETYSVSMISGNEGLPTEEIRKVFKGSNGYMWFATPEGLIRYDGYELKLYSTSKYLTQGLITNNFSDIVQTTDGTLWFATDHGVARLDENNETFSFFNTNKKNWKSQSYNKINTLATDAEDNIWIGTGGGGVLKLNTKNNHFEEFNKNDSRIDMSSEWIVKIYCDSQGNTWITTWEGNLIIINEKKRIYKTIQGITKDLLFSEHTPYSIHETSNNKYWLGLWGKGLVCVSLAQDYQLNLEHKLNNLNNNNIIYDIDIDKKGNLWLGTTNGVIQVQKPQSASPEVVLIKNIDSEPSYNLQYEVFSILCDNNNFIWAGTLTGVYLTNPFSQNFYTYIIPLETNKLLSQAATAITIDPQGHFLIGLRGYGFGEYSFTDNCFIPYTSHPTYNKLNPALNTINCFLWDSDGYLWLGTRYLGLIKYDPKTGHSIEINQDNHVFNFNAETVVDLLQDHLGNIWAGTEKGIYKIIKHYPIKLENFSIVRYTHEEDNPHSISSNLISKIIEDDNKQLWIATFDKGINKLKTRLETHYPVQFENLNSSTSKLFKTSSQISTMYKGSDGTIWIGTTGGKLLRKKMNNNNFKLVKEVDNIIGETIFSIIEDNDHFLWVASSQGLVRIDLNKESISYSIFPKSTELLNNNFIRNAIYKDTNGKLYLGGNKGFNAFFPHSIVPNPSIPHVAITNIKQGNQTIKMPTNNNPLILNHTNNTLSFAFSALSYASPENNRYAIMLEGVDDDWRYIKASIREITYANLKPGEYTLKYNASNNNGLWRAEARQLRIRVNPAYYETWWAITLYFIIILSSLLYIILKERKTNKIMRALEIEHIEHEKSENLLSFKKQLFANISNEFITPLNVLNVYIENWRNIHTSPPPTGLTIGTT, from the coding sequence ATGGCAAGTATAAATAACTCATCATATAGTCATCAAATAGTTATAATGTTCCTTATTGCATGGAATATTTCAATTCCAGTTTGGTCTAACAATGAATTACCCTCAGAAACATATTCAGTTTCTATGATATCAGGCAATGAAGGGTTACCTACAGAAGAAATAAGAAAAGTATTTAAAGGATCTAATGGCTATATGTGGTTTGCCACACCAGAAGGTCTGATTCGTTATGATGGTTATGAATTAAAATTATATTCAACTTCAAAATATCTAACCCAAGGATTGATCACAAATAATTTTTCGGACATTGTTCAAACCACCGATGGAACACTATGGTTTGCGACGGATCATGGAGTGGCAAGGCTAGATGAGAACAATGAAACCTTTTCATTTTTTAACACCAATAAAAAAAACTGGAAATCACAATCCTATAATAAAATTAACACCCTAGCTACCGACGCTGAGGATAACATTTGGATAGGAACAGGTGGTGGTGGAGTTTTAAAATTAAACACAAAAAACAATCATTTTGAAGAATTCAATAAGAACGACTCCAGAATAGACATGTCCTCAGAATGGATCGTTAAAATATATTGCGATAGTCAAGGAAATACCTGGATTACAACATGGGAAGGTAACCTGATTATTATTAATGAAAAAAAAAGGATCTACAAAACAATTCAAGGCATTACTAAGGATCTGCTATTCTCCGAACACACTCCCTATTCCATACATGAAACGAGCAACAACAAATATTGGCTTGGCTTATGGGGAAAAGGACTTGTTTGTGTTTCACTTGCACAAGATTACCAGTTAAACCTAGAACACAAATTAAATAACTTAAACAACAACAATATTATATACGACATAGATATAGATAAAAAAGGTAATTTATGGTTAGGCACAACCAATGGAGTCATTCAAGTACAAAAGCCCCAAAGTGCATCTCCAGAGGTAGTATTAATCAAAAACATCGATTCAGAGCCCTCATACAACCTTCAATATGAGGTATTTTCTATATTATGTGACAACAATAACTTTATTTGGGCCGGAACCCTCACAGGCGTATATCTTACCAATCCTTTTTCTCAAAACTTTTATACATATATTATCCCTCTTGAAACCAATAAACTTTTAAGTCAAGCTGCAACAGCTATTACAATCGACCCCCAAGGCCATTTTTTAATTGGACTCAGAGGTTATGGTTTTGGAGAATATTCGTTCACTGACAATTGCTTTATTCCCTATACCTCGCATCCAACCTACAACAAACTCAATCCAGCACTAAATACTATTAATTGTTTTTTATGGGACAGTGATGGTTACCTATGGCTTGGAACCAGATACCTAGGCCTCATTAAATATGACCCCAAAACTGGTCATTCCATAGAAATCAACCAAGACAATCATGTTTTTAACTTCAATGCCGAGACTGTTGTTGATCTGCTTCAGGATCATTTGGGTAATATATGGGCAGGGACAGAAAAAGGAATTTATAAAATCATCAAACACTACCCCATTAAACTTGAAAACTTTAGCATCGTACGTTACACACACGAAGAAGATAACCCCCACTCCATTAGTAGTAACCTGATTTCAAAAATAATTGAGGATGATAACAAACAACTTTGGATCGCAACATTTGACAAAGGAATTAACAAGTTAAAAACGAGACTCGAAACCCATTATCCTGTACAATTTGAAAATTTAAATTCCAGCACTTCCAAACTATTCAAAACCTCATCTCAAATAAGCACCATGTACAAAGGCTCTGATGGGACAATATGGATAGGAACCACAGGAGGCAAGCTCTTAAGGAAAAAAATGAACAACAATAATTTCAAGCTTGTAAAAGAGGTGGATAATATTATTGGAGAAACCATATTCAGCATCATTGAAGATAATGACCATTTTCTTTGGGTAGCATCAAGTCAAGGACTTGTAAGGATTGATCTAAATAAAGAATCCATATCCTACTCCATATTCCCCAAATCAACGGAACTTTTGAATAATAATTTCATCAGAAATGCCATATACAAAGACACAAATGGCAAGCTCTACCTCGGGGGTAATAAAGGATTTAACGCATTCTTCCCCCACTCTATCGTTCCCAATCCGTCCATACCTCATGTGGCCATCACGAATATCAAACAGGGTAACCAAACTATTAAAATGCCCACTAACAACAACCCTCTCATATTAAACCACACCAACAATACACTCTCGTTTGCTTTTTCCGCATTATCCTATGCTTCTCCTGAAAACAACCGATATGCCATCATGCTGGAAGGAGTTGACGATGATTGGCGATACATTAAAGCATCCATCAGAGAGATTACATATGCTAATTTAAAACCAGGAGAGTACACACTAAAATATAACGCTTCCAATAACAATGGCCTTTGGAGAGCAGAAGCGCGTCAGTTAAGGATCCGTGTAAATCCAGCCTATTATGAGACCTGGTGGGCCATTACGCTATACTTTATCATCATACTCTCCTCCCTACTATACATTATTTTAAAAGAACGAAAAACAAATAAAATAATGAGAGCTCTGGAGATTGAACATATTGAACATGAAAAATCAGAGAACCTGCTTAGTTTTAAAAAACAGCTCTTTGCAAATATATCCAACGAATTTATTACCCCACTCAATGTACTCAATGTTTATATTGAAAATTGGAGAAATATTCATACTTCCCCCCCCCCAACAGGACTTACTATTGGCACAACGTAA
- a CDS encoding SusC/RagA family TonB-linked outer membrane protein, giving the protein MKRLIYNKIGLLTLLLLIPVFGFAQEKTIKGKITDETGYGVPGVSVVIQGTTNGTITNIEGEYVLNAIAGETLHVSFIGYKSQTVVVSASGSVYDFVLEEEFISLNEVVAIGYGKAQKKDLTSAISSVDGDALKTMSVGNPVSALQGKAAGIQVVSGSGAPGSAPKVLIRGFTSVTLGAEPLYVVDGVPMGTNINFLNANEIERMDVLKDASASAIYGSRGSNGVILITTKKGKDGKTNFSADLSYGVQVFEKPYEMADATEYAQIMNQSLLNVNLDARFDDPSSLGKGTDWWGEGVNKLSPQTNFSFQANGGSEKFRYAVSLSYFDQESFYNSGEWERFTGRISLDWTFSDKVKAGIMMNPRREKWDNTPSWYQDYLLIDPITPIYRPEAEQAGLNEYSIFQRSYYTYTWNPIARDARNFGNGGYYAAASNLYVTYEPIENLEIKSQINGDFKFNHADDFIPDFVIDGAHEWNAVNSVSRDYQFDKYWNWTNTATYTLKKDAHSLTTMVGATLEKWNYSNIEGSKENIPNNSELLRELDAATSNDKIYGNEWGNSIESFLGRVSYNFLNRYYLTGTYRIDGASKFLGDNKWGAFPSLSAAWRISDETFMRGFNFLDDMKIRMGWGRLGNQGLESGLFLSTLSTGYYVMGDDASVVNTTAPSLLANEDLKWETVEDINIGTDVTLFNSKATASVEYFQKKTIDMLFEMPYPYYSGYPNYSSIMSNIGSMKSSGWELALSYRDHIGELNFDVTLTAMTGQVEMTKLSNTAPVVYGTDEKTKTVVGDEPGYYFGYKTDGLFQNQYEVNSHSSDQGVLLQPYAQPGDIRFIDVNGDGELTGEDRTKIGSPWPDFTTGLNVSLSYKGFDFLANVYASIGNDLVNELKDDLYSTTASESNVKSGLLNTAWHGEGTSNSIPRVSHVDNNQNYTRFSDFYVEDGSFLRLKNLQLGYTIPQSLSEKAGLSRCRVYVSGQNLLTVTNYQGVEPEVGGNALNTGFGGWTYPVLPTYLVGLNINF; this is encoded by the coding sequence ATGAAACGATTAATATATAATAAGATAGGTTTGTTGACCTTACTTCTATTGATCCCTGTTTTTGGCTTCGCTCAAGAGAAAACCATTAAGGGTAAAATTACGGACGAAACAGGCTATGGAGTCCCTGGGGTTTCTGTTGTTATACAAGGAACGACCAATGGTACTATTACTAACATAGAGGGAGAGTATGTTTTAAACGCCATAGCTGGTGAAACATTGCATGTCAGCTTTATTGGGTATAAATCACAAACGGTAGTTGTGAGTGCATCTGGTTCGGTTTATGATTTTGTTTTAGAAGAAGAATTTATTTCATTGAATGAGGTGGTGGCTATTGGTTATGGTAAAGCCCAGAAGAAGGATCTAACCAGTGCTATTTCGTCTGTAGATGGTGATGCCCTCAAAACAATGAGCGTGGGTAATCCGGTGTCGGCTTTGCAAGGAAAAGCTGCTGGAATACAAGTGGTCTCAGGTAGTGGTGCTCCGGGTAGTGCTCCTAAAGTGCTGATTAGAGGTTTTACATCTGTAACTTTAGGTGCGGAACCTTTGTATGTGGTGGATGGAGTACCCATGGGTACTAATATCAATTTTTTGAATGCGAATGAGATTGAAAGAATGGATGTGTTAAAAGATGCATCGGCATCTGCTATTTATGGTAGTAGGGGTTCCAATGGTGTTATTTTAATTACCACCAAAAAAGGTAAGGATGGTAAAACGAATTTTTCTGCTGATTTGAGCTATGGCGTACAAGTGTTTGAAAAGCCGTATGAAATGGCCGATGCTACTGAGTATGCCCAAATTATGAATCAGTCTTTATTAAATGTGAACCTGGATGCACGTTTTGATGATCCGAGCTCTTTGGGTAAAGGAACCGATTGGTGGGGGGAAGGTGTTAATAAGCTTTCGCCGCAAACAAACTTCTCATTTCAAGCGAATGGGGGTAGTGAAAAATTTAGATATGCCGTTTCTTTAAGTTATTTTGATCAGGAATCATTTTATAATTCGGGAGAATGGGAAAGATTTACCGGAAGAATTTCATTAGACTGGACTTTTTCAGATAAAGTAAAGGCTGGTATAATGATGAATCCTCGTCGAGAAAAATGGGATAACACGCCAAGCTGGTATCAGGATTATTTACTTATTGATCCGATTACACCTATTTATCGACCTGAAGCAGAGCAGGCTGGTTTGAATGAGTATAGTATTTTTCAACGTTCTTACTATACGTATACCTGGAATCCGATTGCCCGAGATGCCCGAAATTTTGGAAATGGGGGTTATTATGCAGCGGCCTCTAATTTATATGTGACATATGAACCTATTGAAAATTTAGAAATTAAGTCGCAAATTAATGGTGATTTTAAATTTAATCATGCAGATGATTTTATACCTGATTTTGTGATTGATGGTGCACATGAATGGAATGCAGTGAATTCTGTTTCCAGAGATTATCAGTTTGATAAATATTGGAACTGGACAAATACAGCCACCTATACATTGAAGAAAGATGCCCACAGCTTAACTACCATGGTGGGGGCTACCCTTGAAAAGTGGAACTATAGCAATATTGAAGGTAGTAAGGAAAATATACCCAACAATTCAGAGTTGTTGAGAGAGCTAGATGCTGCGACAAGTAATGATAAAATTTATGGTAATGAATGGGGAAACTCTATAGAATCATTCTTAGGGCGTGTTTCTTATAATTTTTTAAATAGATATTATTTAACAGGAACTTACCGAATTGATGGTGCCTCAAAATTTTTGGGAGATAATAAATGGGGAGCCTTCCCTTCTCTTTCTGCGGCATGGCGTATTTCCGATGAAACTTTTATGCGTGGTTTCAATTTTTTGGATGATATGAAAATACGTATGGGATGGGGACGTTTGGGTAACCAAGGCCTGGAAAGCGGTCTATTTCTATCAACGCTGAGCACTGGCTATTATGTGATGGGTGATGATGCGTCTGTAGTGAATACTACTGCTCCCAGTTTGTTGGCTAATGAAGATTTAAAGTGGGAAACTGTAGAAGATATTAATATTGGTACTGATGTTACCTTGTTTAATAGTAAAGCAACGGCCTCGGTAGAGTATTTTCAAAAGAAGACCATTGATATGTTATTCGAAATGCCATATCCATACTATAGTGGTTATCCTAATTATTCTTCCATTATGTCTAATATTGGATCAATGAAGTCTTCAGGATGGGAATTGGCTCTGTCGTATCGGGATCATATTGGTGAATTGAATTTTGATGTGACCTTAACAGCGATGACCGGACAGGTAGAGATGACCAAATTGTCAAACACAGCTCCTGTAGTTTATGGCACAGATGAAAAAACGAAAACTGTTGTGGGAGATGAGCCAGGTTATTATTTTGGCTATAAAACCGATGGCTTGTTTCAGAATCAGTATGAGGTGAATTCGCATAGTAGCGATCAGGGTGTTTTGTTACAGCCTTATGCCCAACCTGGTGATATACGTTTTATAGATGTAAATGGAGATGGAGAATTGACCGGTGAGGATCGTACTAAAATTGGTAGTCCATGGCCCGACTTTACAACAGGACTAAATGTTAGTTTGTCATACAAGGGTTTTGACTTTTTGGCCAATGTATATGCCAGTATTGGTAATGATCTGGTGAATGAACTAAAAGATGACTTGTATAGTACTACAGCTTCAGAAAGTAATGTGAAGTCAGGTTTACTTAATACTGCATGGCATGGCGAGGGTACCAGTAATAGTATACCGCGCGTGTCGCATGTGGATAATAATCAAAATTATACCCGATTTAGTGATTTTTATGTGGAAGATGGTTCTTTTTTACGTTTAAAAAATCTTCAGCTGGGTTACACCATACCTCAAAGTTTATCGGAAAAAGCAGGTTTAAGCAGGTGTAGAGTGTATGTGTCAGGACAAAATCTGTTAACAGTAACAAATTATCAAGGTGTAGAGCCTGAGGTGGGTGGTAACGCACTGAATACCGGATTTGGTGGATGGACCTACCCTGTGTTGCCAACTTATTTGGTAGGATTAAATATTAACTTTTAA